The following proteins are co-located in the Bacillus pumilus genome:
- a CDS encoding CdaR family protein — MDKILNNRWAVKFLALVFALLLYGAVNSAQAPTPKKIGESFFPTSTTDEATLTDIPVKAYYDDEKYVVTGVPQTVNVTIKGSTSAVKTARQTKNFEIYADMQNLTTGTHKVELKARDVSKGITLSINPSVTTVTIQEKTTAEFPVETEFYNQNKIKDGYSPEQPIVNPKKVTVTGSKDVIDKISVIKAFVNLEDVDQQIEKEAKLTVYDSSGNELPVEVSPSVVDITVPITSPSKKVPFKIERTGSLPDGISISSIETSPSEVTVYGSQKVLDALDFIDGVKLDLSKIKDDTEIDADIPLPDGVKKVSPETVKIKVKVATAEEKKIDNVPISVVGLSKDLTSDFVSPSSGRLTLTAKGSKSAIDKLKASDIEAYINVGDLNEGTHEVKVQVNGPQNVTWALTRSKVKVKLTSTDTEDQPASTNDRKDRSSDDDGQEKKRKDESTQDKAKKESIQRQRMKEDKKEDTEPS, encoded by the coding sequence ATGGATAAGATTTTGAATAATCGCTGGGCCGTAAAGTTTCTTGCATTGGTCTTCGCTTTATTGCTGTATGGTGCAGTCAATTCAGCGCAAGCGCCCACGCCGAAAAAAATCGGTGAATCCTTTTTCCCAACATCGACGACAGATGAAGCAACCTTAACCGACATTCCTGTTAAAGCGTATTATGATGACGAGAAGTACGTCGTCACTGGTGTACCGCAGACAGTCAATGTCACGATTAAGGGATCAACAAGTGCTGTGAAAACAGCAAGACAAACAAAGAATTTTGAAATTTATGCAGATATGCAAAACTTAACGACAGGCACACATAAAGTGGAGCTGAAGGCAAGAGATGTATCAAAGGGAATCACATTATCAATTAATCCGTCTGTGACGACTGTGACGATACAAGAAAAAACGACAGCTGAATTTCCTGTTGAAACAGAATTTTATAATCAAAATAAAATCAAAGACGGCTATTCACCCGAACAGCCCATTGTGAATCCGAAAAAGGTGACTGTCACTGGCTCAAAGGATGTAATCGACAAAATTTCTGTCATTAAAGCATTTGTGAACTTAGAGGATGTCGATCAACAGATTGAAAAAGAAGCGAAGCTCACTGTGTATGACAGCAGCGGGAACGAGCTGCCAGTCGAAGTGAGTCCGTCAGTAGTGGATATTACGGTCCCAATCACGAGTCCAAGCAAGAAGGTCCCGTTTAAAATTGAGCGGACGGGCAGCTTACCGGATGGGATCAGTATTTCAAGCATTGAGACAAGTCCGAGTGAGGTCACAGTGTACGGCTCTCAAAAGGTGCTAGATGCACTTGATTTTATTGATGGCGTTAAGCTGGACCTAAGCAAAATCAAAGATGATACGGAGATTGATGCCGACATTCCCCTGCCAGATGGTGTGAAAAAGGTGTCGCCTGAAACCGTTAAGATCAAAGTGAAGGTTGCAACAGCTGAAGAAAAAAAGATCGATAATGTACCAATCTCTGTCGTGGGTCTGAGCAAGGATCTCACCTCTGATTTTGTGAGCCCGTCTTCTGGGCGGCTCACGTTAACAGCAAAGGGATCAAAGAGTGCGATTGATAAACTAAAGGCTTCAGATATTGAAGCCTATATCAATGTGGGGGACTTGAACGAAGGAACACATGAGGTCAAAGTGCAAGTGAATGGTCCTCAAAACGTGACGTGGGCATTAACGAGATCAAAGGTCAAGGTGAAACTTACCTCTACTGACACGGAAGATCAGCCGGCTTCTACGAATGATCGAAAGGATCGATCGTCTGATGACGATGGTCAGGAAAAGAAGAGAAAAGATGAATCGACACAAGATAAAGCAAAGAAGGAATCAATTCAGAGACAGCGGATGAAAGAAGATAAAAAAGAGGACACAGAGCCCTCTTGA
- the cdaA gene encoding diadenylate cyclase CdaA: MALGDIPFLQYLGNAVDILVVWYVIYKLMMVIRGTKAVQLLKGIVVIVLVRMGSAYLGLNTLQWLMDQAITWGFLAIIIIFQPELRRALEQLGRGRFFSRSGTPVEEQQQKTIEAITKAINYMAKRRIGALLTIERDTGMNDYIETGIPLNAKVSSELLINIFIPNTPLHDGAVIMKSDEIAAAACYLPLSESPFISKELGTRHRAAVGISEVTDSLTVIVSEETGGISVARNGDLHRELTEEALEEMLIAEFSKNSKDASSTKWYWRGKKNG, from the coding sequence ATGGCTTTAGGGGATATTCCTTTTTTGCAGTACCTCGGTAATGCTGTTGATATACTCGTTGTTTGGTATGTGATATATAAATTAATGATGGTCATCCGCGGAACAAAAGCGGTTCAGCTTTTAAAGGGAATTGTGGTCATTGTTCTCGTCAGGATGGGAAGTGCGTATCTCGGTCTTAACACACTTCAATGGCTGATGGACCAAGCGATTACGTGGGGTTTCCTTGCGATCATTATTATTTTTCAGCCAGAGCTAAGGAGAGCGCTTGAGCAGCTCGGGCGCGGCCGTTTCTTCTCAAGAAGCGGGACACCTGTAGAGGAACAGCAGCAGAAAACGATCGAGGCAATTACAAAAGCAATTAACTATATGGCAAAACGCAGAATAGGAGCGCTGCTGACAATTGAGCGCGATACTGGGATGAATGATTACATAGAGACAGGAATTCCTTTGAATGCAAAGGTGAGTTCTGAGCTGCTGATTAATATTTTCATTCCGAATACCCCGCTTCATGACGGTGCTGTCATTATGAAGAGTGATGAGATTGCAGCTGCAGCTTGTTATTTACCGCTGTCAGAAAGTCCTTTTATCTCTAAGGAACTCGGAACGCGCCACCGGGCGGCAGTTGGTATTAGTGAAGTGACAGACAGCTTAACCGTCATCGTCTCTGAGGAGACAGGCGGCATAAGTGTCGCAAGAAATGGTGATCTCCATCGAGAATTGACTGAAGAAGCGCTTGAAGAAATGCTGATTGCTGAATTTAGTAAGAACAGCAAAGATGCTTCCTCGACCAAATGGTATTGGAGGGGCAAGAAAAATGGATAA
- the glmM gene encoding phosphoglucosamine mutase, giving the protein MGKYFGTDGVRGVANSELTPELAFKIGRFGGYVLTKDKERPKVLVGRDTRVSGHMLEGALVAGLLSIGAEVMRLGVISTPGVSYLTKAMDAEAGVMISASHNPVQDNGIKFFGGDGFKLSDEQENEIEQLMDQPVDQLPRPVGADLGTMNDYFEGGQKYLQFLKQTADEDFTGIHVALDCAHGATSSLATHLFADLDADVSTMGTSPNGLNINDGVGSTHPEALSAFVKEKGADIGLAFDGDGDRLIAVDEKGDIVDGDQIMYICARYLKSEGRLKDDTVVSTVMSNLGFYKALEKQGIKSIQTAVGDRYVVEAMKKDGYNVGGEQSGHLIFLDYNTTGDGMLSAIMLVNTLKATGKTLSELAAEMEKFPQLLVNVKVSDKYKVEENEKVKAVIQEVEKEMNGDGRILVRPSGTEPLVRVMAEAKTKELCDEYVARITAVVKEEMGIE; this is encoded by the coding sequence ATGGGCAAGTACTTTGGAACTGATGGTGTAAGGGGTGTGGCTAATAGCGAATTAACGCCAGAGCTCGCATTTAAAATTGGGAGATTTGGCGGCTATGTCCTCACGAAGGATAAAGAACGTCCAAAGGTACTCGTTGGACGAGACACACGTGTATCTGGTCATATGCTAGAAGGAGCACTCGTTGCAGGCTTGCTTTCAATTGGGGCTGAAGTGATGCGTTTAGGTGTGATCTCAACACCTGGCGTGTCCTATTTAACGAAGGCAATGGATGCAGAAGCAGGTGTCATGATTTCTGCTTCTCACAATCCAGTTCAGGATAACGGGATTAAATTCTTCGGTGGCGACGGCTTTAAACTGTCAGATGAACAGGAGAACGAAATTGAGCAGCTAATGGATCAGCCAGTCGATCAATTACCACGTCCAGTTGGAGCCGATCTTGGAACGATGAATGACTACTTTGAAGGTGGTCAGAAATACTTGCAATTCTTGAAGCAGACAGCAGATGAGGATTTCACAGGCATTCACGTGGCCCTTGACTGTGCACATGGTGCAACATCTTCTCTTGCGACACATTTATTTGCTGATTTAGATGCAGATGTGTCCACAATGGGAACATCACCAAACGGCTTGAATATCAATGATGGCGTCGGCTCAACTCATCCAGAGGCACTTTCTGCTTTTGTAAAGGAAAAGGGTGCGGATATTGGTCTTGCGTTTGATGGTGACGGTGACCGTTTAATTGCAGTCGATGAAAAAGGTGATATCGTAGACGGCGATCAAATTATGTACATATGTGCACGTTATTTGAAGAGTGAAGGCCGATTAAAGGATGACACAGTCGTGTCAACAGTCATGAGTAACCTCGGCTTCTATAAAGCGTTGGAGAAACAAGGCATTAAGAGCATCCAAACCGCTGTTGGTGACCGCTATGTGGTCGAAGCGATGAAAAAGGATGGCTATAATGTCGGCGGCGAGCAATCAGGCCACTTGATTTTCCTTGATTACAATACGACAGGTGACGGCATGCTTTCTGCCATCATGCTTGTGAATACGCTAAAAGCGACAGGAAAAACATTATCAGAGCTTGCGGCTGAAATGGAGAAGTTCCCGCAGCTTCTAGTGAATGTGAAGGTGTCTGATAAATATAAAGTGGAAGAAAATGAAAAAGTAAAAGCTGTGATTCAAGAGGTTGAAAAAGAGATGAACGGTGACGGCCGTATTCTTGTTCGTCCATCTGGAACAGAGCCGCTTGTACGTGTGATGGCAGAGGCGAAAACAAAAGAGCTGTGTGATGAATATGTGGCTCGAATTACGGCTGTTGTCAAAGAGGAAATGGGTATTGAGTAA
- a CDS encoding PTS transporter subunit EIIC codes for MSHQKKYQQLAKDILSLCGGSENISSHTHCMTRLRITPIDDEKVQITAIKELDGVIGVVEAETLQIILGTGVVNQVSSAFEQLLKASGSFDLNNEAQKNKQAISQKNRTPFKLFLRRIASIFIPIIPALVASGLITGITKAIVQAGWLDAKSQAAIILTVIGSGLFAYLGILVGTNAAKEFGGSPALGALAGILIINPASADIMLFGTNILPGRGGLIGVLLAAIFMAFVETRIRRFVPQSLDIIVTPTITLLITGIFTYIVFMPVGGFISDAITSGLTYLLNMGGIFAGFVLGATFLPLVVTGLHQGLTPIHMELINSIGDDPLLPILAMGGAGQVGAAFAIYMKTKKKKLKRAIAGGLPSGMLGIGEPLIFGVTLPLGRPFLTACLGAGIGGAFQAYFQIATKAIGVSGLPLTFIVHAHQMLLYLIGLFIAYVAGFIFTYLFGFHDDMAVEFEETNQ; via the coding sequence ATGAGTCATCAAAAGAAATATCAGCAGTTAGCGAAAGATATTCTTTCGCTCTGTGGTGGTTCTGAAAATATCTCTTCCCATACACATTGTATGACACGTCTCCGAATTACACCGATCGATGATGAAAAAGTTCAAATCACAGCGATCAAAGAACTTGATGGCGTCATTGGCGTCGTCGAGGCGGAAACGCTTCAAATCATTTTAGGCACTGGCGTTGTCAACCAAGTATCAAGTGCGTTTGAACAGCTGCTAAAAGCCTCTGGTTCATTTGACTTGAACAACGAAGCACAAAAAAACAAGCAAGCCATTTCACAAAAGAACCGCACACCGTTCAAGCTGTTCTTACGACGGATTGCCAGCATTTTTATCCCTATCATTCCAGCACTGGTTGCGTCAGGCCTCATTACTGGTATTACAAAAGCAATCGTGCAAGCGGGCTGGCTTGATGCAAAATCTCAAGCTGCGATCATTTTAACCGTTATTGGTTCAGGCTTGTTCGCTTATCTTGGGATATTAGTCGGAACAAATGCCGCAAAGGAATTTGGAGGCTCTCCCGCATTAGGCGCTTTAGCTGGTATTCTCATTATTAACCCAGCCTCCGCAGATATTATGTTATTTGGCACAAATATTCTACCAGGCAGAGGCGGACTCATCGGTGTTCTTCTTGCCGCCATCTTTATGGCCTTTGTTGAGACCCGAATTAGACGCTTCGTCCCGCAGTCACTCGATATCATCGTCACACCAACCATCACATTACTCATTACTGGAATTTTTACGTACATCGTCTTCATGCCAGTCGGCGGATTTATATCTGATGCCATCACCTCAGGACTCACTTATCTATTAAACATGGGCGGTATTTTCGCCGGATTTGTTCTTGGTGCGACCTTCCTTCCACTTGTAGTAACAGGACTTCACCAAGGACTGACACCTATTCATATGGAACTCATCAATTCAATTGGAGATGACCCGCTTCTGCCAATTCTCGCTATGGGAGGCGCAGGACAGGTCGGTGCGGCATTTGCCATTTATATGAAAACAAAAAAGAAAAAGCTCAAAAGAGCCATTGCAGGTGGACTTCCTTCAGGAATGCTTGGTATTGGTGAACCACTCATTTTCGGTGTCACACTACCACTAGGAAGACCATTTCTCACTGCTTGTCTCGGTGCTGGAATCGGCGGAGCATTTCAAGCCTACTTCCAAATCGCCACTAAAGCAATTGGGGTATCAGGTCTTCCATTAACCTTTATCGTTCACGCGCATCAAATGCTTCTTTACTTAATTGGACTATTCATTGCATATGTCGCTGGATTTATCTTCACATACTTATTTGGCTTTCATGATGATATGGCTGTTGAATTCGAGGAAACCAATCAATAA
- a CDS encoding MurR/RpiR family transcriptional regulator, whose translation MSAGGLSLIHTMKAKLPQSEKIIADYILAHPDKVIKSTVHEISQAAGASSSAVIRLCKSLGLDGYHDLKMRIAGDLMHDDKQGYRDIEQDEPLQSIIQKTAGNSIQSIKDTASILNADTLEKAVQLLLHANQIHFIGVGASGIVAADAQQKFLRINYAATAFTDMHIASTVIANAGKNDIVFGISFSGETLDIIQALQLAKENQVKTIALTHPGHTSVSALCDVHLSTSGSNEAPFRSAATSSRMAQLYLIDVLFLSLASRQYEETAQYIDKTRHAIRSMKRKPKGDST comes from the coding sequence ATGTCAGCAGGTGGACTCTCCCTAATACACACAATGAAAGCAAAGCTCCCCCAATCTGAAAAAATCATTGCAGACTATATCCTTGCCCATCCTGACAAAGTCATTAAGAGCACAGTACACGAGATCAGTCAGGCAGCCGGTGCAAGCAGCTCTGCAGTCATCCGCCTTTGTAAATCTCTCGGACTAGATGGCTATCACGATTTAAAAATGCGGATTGCTGGAGACTTAATGCATGACGATAAACAAGGCTACCGAGATATCGAACAAGATGAACCACTTCAATCCATTATTCAAAAAACAGCAGGAAACTCGATTCAATCGATTAAGGATACTGCCTCTATTTTAAATGCAGATACTTTAGAAAAGGCCGTTCAATTGCTGCTACATGCAAATCAAATCCATTTTATCGGTGTTGGTGCATCTGGCATCGTCGCAGCTGACGCACAGCAGAAATTTCTCAGAATCAATTATGCAGCCACAGCCTTTACTGACATGCATATCGCATCCACCGTCATCGCAAATGCAGGAAAGAACGACATTGTTTTCGGTATATCCTTTTCTGGAGAAACGTTAGACATCATTCAAGCCCTTCAGCTCGCAAAAGAAAATCAAGTGAAAACCATTGCCTTAACGCATCCAGGTCATACAAGCGTTTCTGCTTTATGTGACGTTCACCTATCGACGTCCGGTTCCAATGAAGCACCTTTTCGCAGTGCTGCCACTTCCTCTAGAATGGCACAGCTCTACTTAATTGATGTCTTGTTCCTCAGTTTAGCTTCCCGTCAATATGAAGAGACAGCGCAGTATATTGACAAGACAAGGCATGCCATCCGCTCCATGAAACGAAAACCAAAGGGGGATTCAACATGA
- the rocF gene encoding arginase — protein MGDQKRVTIVGVPMDLGQTRRGVDMGPSAIRCAGVKEKLESLSFDVEDLGDIPVEQRDDEKGLYTSEKLKNLTENAGANQLLAEKVDSIVQSGSFPLILGGDHSIAIGTLAGVAKHYENLGVIWYDAHGDLNTEETSPSGNIHGMPLAVSLGLGHADLTNIGGYSPKLKPENVVLIGARSLDEGERQLIREKGMKVYTMHEIDRLGMTRVMEEAILYLKERTDGVHLSLDLDGLDPAECPGVGTPVAGGISYRESHLAMELLEEAGILTSAEFVEVNPVLDEKNKTAEAAVALIGSLMGEKLL, from the coding sequence ATGGGAGATCAAAAGAGGGTCACGATTGTCGGGGTTCCGATGGACTTGGGTCAAACGAGAAGGGGCGTCGATATGGGGCCGAGTGCGATTCGATGTGCTGGCGTAAAAGAAAAATTGGAATCGCTCTCATTTGATGTGGAGGATCTCGGGGATATTCCAGTCGAGCAAAGGGACGATGAGAAAGGTTTATATACAAGTGAAAAATTAAAAAATCTAACGGAGAATGCTGGTGCCAATCAGCTGCTTGCTGAAAAGGTTGACAGTATTGTGCAGTCAGGTTCGTTTCCATTGATTTTAGGCGGTGATCACAGCATTGCGATTGGCACACTTGCCGGTGTAGCTAAGCATTATGAAAACTTGGGTGTCATTTGGTATGATGCACACGGTGATTTAAATACGGAGGAAACTTCTCCTTCTGGAAATATTCATGGCATGCCGCTTGCTGTCAGTCTTGGCCTTGGGCATGCTGATTTAACGAACATTGGTGGTTATTCTCCTAAATTGAAACCCGAAAATGTCGTATTAATTGGTGCTCGTTCCTTAGATGAAGGAGAGCGGCAGTTGATTAGAGAAAAAGGTATGAAGGTGTATACGATGCATGAAATTGATCGTTTAGGGATGACAAGGGTGATGGAGGAAGCAATTTTGTATTTAAAGGAAAGAACAGATGGTGTCCACCTATCACTTGATTTAGATGGGCTAGATCCAGCGGAATGCCCGGGTGTAGGAACTCCTGTGGCAGGCGGCATTAGTTATCGTGAGAGTCACCTTGCAATGGAGCTTTTAGAGGAAGCAGGTATTTTAACTTCAGCCGAATTTGTGGAGGTAAATCCAGTATTAGATGAGAAAAATAAAACAGCAGAAGCGGCTGTTGCTTTAATTGGTTCTTTAATGGGTGAAAAGTTATTGTAG
- the sigW gene encoding RNA polymerase sigma factor SigW → MDTMIKKRIKQVKKGDQNAFTDIVDLYKDKIYQLCYRMLGNAHEAEDIAQEAFIRAYVNIESFDVNRKFSTWLYRIATNLTIDRIRKKKPDYYLDAEVAGTEGLNMYSQIAADGILPEDEVVSLELSSTIQQKILRLPDKYRSVIVLKYIDELSLKEISEILNIPVGTVKTRIHRGREALRKQLRDL, encoded by the coding sequence ATGGACACAATGATCAAAAAGAGAATTAAGCAAGTGAAAAAAGGCGACCAGAACGCATTTACAGACATCGTAGACCTGTATAAAGACAAAATTTATCAGCTGTGCTACCGTATGCTTGGGAATGCACACGAAGCAGAGGATATTGCGCAGGAGGCGTTTATTCGTGCCTATGTGAATATTGAGAGCTTTGATGTGAATCGTAAGTTTTCCACGTGGCTGTACCGCATTGCAACCAACCTGACCATCGACCGTATTCGCAAAAAAAAGCCGGATTATTATTTAGATGCAGAGGTGGCAGGAACAGAAGGACTGAATATGTATTCTCAAATTGCTGCTGATGGCATTTTGCCAGAGGATGAGGTGGTGTCTCTTGAGTTATCGAGTACCATTCAGCAAAAAATTCTAAGATTACCCGATAAATATCGTTCAGTCATCGTATTAAAGTATATTGATGAACTCTCGTTAAAAGAAATTAGTGAGATTCTGAATATACCAGTTGGTACAGTGAAAACGAGAATACACAGGGGTAGAGAGGCTCTCCGGAAACAGTTGAGAGACCTTTGA
- the rsiW gene encoding anti-sigma-W factor RsiW yields the protein MSCQEKIVLLMHQYLDGDIEPQDEKELKSHLQSCEECRTHFQQIEKSIALVQSTSHIEAPSDFTAKVMAGLPKEKKRVSVQRWIKAHPLIVAAALFLILMGGSLFTSWNTDHNFSVSKQPNLVVENDTVTVPKGETVKGDVTVKNGKLIVEGKVDGNVTVVNGEQLTASAGQVTGQINEINEVFDWIWYKMKSTAQNVMRVIGPEE from the coding sequence ATGAGCTGTCAGGAAAAAATCGTCCTGCTTATGCATCAGTATTTAGACGGGGACATTGAGCCCCAAGACGAAAAAGAATTAAAAAGCCATCTGCAATCGTGTGAGGAGTGCCGTACTCATTTTCAACAAATTGAGAAATCCATTGCGCTAGTGCAGAGTACATCTCATATAGAAGCACCTTCTGATTTCACTGCAAAGGTGATGGCAGGTCTTCCAAAGGAGAAAAAGCGTGTCTCGGTTCAAAGATGGATCAAAGCTCACCCGCTGATCGTAGCCGCTGCCCTCTTTCTCATTTTGATGGGAGGCAGTCTGTTTACAAGCTGGAATACTGATCATAATTTCAGTGTGTCAAAGCAGCCGAATCTCGTGGTTGAAAATGATACAGTGACCGTACCTAAAGGGGAAACCGTCAAAGGTGATGTCACTGTCAAAAATGGCAAGCTGATTGTAGAAGGCAAGGTTGATGGAAATGTCACAGTCGTCAATGGGGAACAGCTGACTGCTTCTGCCGGACAAGTCACTGGTCAAATCAATGAAATTAATGAAGTGTTTGATTGGATCTGGTACAAAATGAAATCCACAGCACAAAACGTGATGCGGGTCATTGGGCCAGAGGAGTAA
- the murQ gene encoding N-acetylmuramic acid 6-phosphate etherase: MQPSQLRSLTTESRNPNTMGISQADPLEMLQMINEEDMKVAQAVNRVLPHVKTASDFAYESISNGGRLIYLGAGTSGRIGVMDAVECPPTYSVSPDVIVGIMAGGDSAFSHAAEDVEDSEEAGKQDLVHIHLTSTDTVVGIAASGRTPYIIGALNYARSIGAKTVALSCNEQAEISELADCAIEVVVGPEAITGSTRMKAASAHKMILNMLSTSVMIRQGKVYENLMVDVKVSNHKLKERAITIIQHVTNASYEQAVKTLEAADLEVKTAIVMLQTNTDKKTAKNLLNKANGHIDKAISHHQS, encoded by the coding sequence ATGCAGCCATCTCAACTGCGTTCTTTGACAACAGAATCAAGAAACCCTAACACAATGGGAATTTCACAAGCAGATCCGCTCGAAATGCTCCAAATGATCAATGAAGAAGATATGAAAGTCGCTCAAGCGGTCAATCGTGTACTTCCACATGTGAAAACAGCAAGTGACTTCGCCTATGAATCCATCTCGAATGGAGGCAGACTCATTTATTTAGGCGCTGGAACAAGCGGCAGAATTGGCGTGATGGACGCTGTTGAATGTCCACCAACCTATAGCGTCTCACCTGATGTCATTGTAGGCATCATGGCAGGTGGGGACTCCGCGTTTTCACACGCTGCCGAAGATGTGGAAGACAGTGAAGAAGCCGGCAAACAGGATTTAGTACACATCCACCTCACGTCAACAGATACTGTCGTCGGCATTGCCGCTAGCGGTAGGACGCCCTATATCATCGGTGCTTTAAACTACGCAAGATCCATCGGAGCAAAAACAGTAGCCCTCAGCTGCAATGAACAAGCAGAAATTAGCGAGCTGGCAGACTGCGCCATTGAAGTCGTCGTTGGACCTGAAGCCATCACCGGGTCAACACGAATGAAAGCCGCATCCGCTCATAAAATGATTTTAAATATGCTTTCCACCTCTGTCATGATCAGACAAGGCAAAGTATATGAAAACCTGATGGTTGATGTAAAAGTCAGCAATCATAAATTAAAAGAACGCGCCATCACCATCATTCAACATGTGACAAACGCTTCCTACGAACAAGCCGTGAAAACACTTGAAGCGGCAGATTTAGAAGTCAAAACCGCCATCGTCATGCTCCAAACAAACACAGACAAGAAAACAGCCAAGAATTTACTCAACAAAGCGAATGGTCATATCGACAAAGCCATCTCACATCATCAATCCTAA